aCAAAGGTTAAAGCttatagtatttttattttactataaatAAATGCACTTCTCTAGTGAAATGATTTTATATctcatttttcaaataaataaaatggaattGGAGATGAGCAATAAGTAGACCTGCCTAAAGATTAGGTTACCTATTCAACTTGATAGACTCAAACTCGATTTGAGTTGAGCTTGGACAAGAATTTTTATACCTCGAGCTAACCTAACCTAATtcgaatttaatttaaataataaaaaattaataaatttaaatttaattataaaaatatataaaatgtcaattaaaaataaaaattttaatattatattaatttttgaacTATGAAACGGGCTTTTTGAATAGTTCGAGACTTGAATCTTTTTTCGGAACCGAATCTCAATCTAACACATAAACACCTATAACAGTAATTAGTTAAAACTTTTCCATTAGTGaaagtgaaatgaaaaaaaagaaaaaaagaaaatgcatTTTTGTAAGATAATAGTTATTTATGGTGGTCAAATTTGACCAAAGAAATGTTAAATTGTTATAAAAGCGATATTTCGAttttaatgtaataaaaaaatagaaagactGATTCATTAGtttcaattagtttttttttatgtaaaatgaattaaaattattaaaaataaaagttaaattgtaaaaagaaaatcATATTATCTAAGATGCGGTATTGAgattaattctatattttgaaatCTGATTAATGTTATCTTcacaaacataaatttaaaaaattgaattgatttgatttattagataaataataaaaaataattggatttcgttataatatatatttaaaaagtaataaaagacatagatatattttaatcataaatttattaggaattattgaattttaatttaattaatatgaataTTATTATGAAGGGAAATTGGAATACACTGAATGGAGTACGATCTTGGAGTGAAGTCGAAGCCATTTTGAGTAATGTTTCCTTTTACTTTTTGATAGCAGATGGTATACATAATGTATAAGCTAACGCCATACGCAGCGAAGAACAGAGAGTAAATTGTGGATGTGAAGTTAAAAATGGAAGGGGTGAGAGCTTGCTTTGAATTGATTGTTAGACAAAGAAAACCCACATGGTGAGGTGGTGTTTGGGTTCTTACCACACTGCACTGCAGATACCTTTCCCCcataaaataaatttgttttccCATGTTGCCTCTGTCTTCTAGCATCTACCTTCTCACTCTTACTCTCACCCTTTCCTTTCCCTTCTCACTACTTACTTACTCCacacttcttcttcttctgttcTACATTTTGTCTACAATGGATACCCTCAACCTTCCTTCTTTCACCATTTGAGTCTGGGTTCCTTTTGGTCTTCTTCATTACCTGACCTTTGAGATCTAGTTTTCAACATTTGTTGTTTGCTGGTTGTAGTGTGAGCAAGACCCATTGAACTGAAAATGGCTCCGAGCTTAGATTTCTCGAATTGGTGGCCAAAGGATGCTAGGAAAGGGACACCCGTGGTAGTAAAAATGGAGAACCCTAACTACTCAGTGGTGGAAATCGACGGCCCAGATGCTGCATTCAGGCCTGTGGAAAAAAGCAGAGGCAAAAATGCAAAGCAAGTGACTTGGGTTTTGCTTCTCAAGGCTCATCGTGCCGTCGGTTGTCTCGCTTGGATTGCTTCATTCTTCTGGGCATTGCTTGGAACCATAAAGAAAAGGCTGATCTTTAGGCAAGATGTTGCAATGGCCAGTGAAAAACTGGGGAAAGGAAAGCTGCTCTTCACAGTCATTAAAGCCTTCCTAGTGACTTCCCTCACAATTCTGGCCTTCGAAGTTGTGGCTTATCTCAATGGATGGCATTATTTTCGAAATCCAAGTTTGCACATTCCGAGGAGCACTGATATCCAGGGCTTGCTTCACTTGGTTTATGTCACTTGGTTGTCGGTCCGGGCCGATTACATTGCACCACCCATTCAAGCTTTGTCTAAATTTTGTGTAGCTTTATTCCTTATCCAATCTGTAGATCGTATGATACTTAGTTTAGGCTGCTTTTGGATTAAATACAAGAAGATTAAACCCAGAATTGAGGGGGATCCTTTCAAGTCAGATGATGTTGAGGGATCAGCCTATGAGTATCCCATGGTTCTTGTTCAAATCCCAATGTGTAACGAGAGAGAGGTAATCAAAACTCAATTACCTCttccaggttttttttttcttttttttttctggtatACTTTACAATTTTACTTTGATTTATATAGCTCCTGAGAGATTTAGGACTTGCATCTTCATTGAGTTGTTATAATAGTAAAAGAATTCTTGTAAGGAAACAGTAATTAAGTCTTGTAACTAATTTTACATGTAAATGGGAATAGCAAACAAGTCCCTGTGACTTGTGATAGAAAAGACTTAGATAGGACCAAGGACATCCAAGAATGGAATAAGGTAATATTAGGTGTATTGTGTTGATTTTTCTTGGCGTTGATAACTTTTTTCACTGACTTCATACAGGTTTATGAGCAGTCTATCTCTGCTGTCGGCCAACTTGATTGGCCAAAGGATCGATTATTGGTTCAGGTTCTTGATGATTCTGATGACGAAAGCATCCAGTATTTGATTAAAGCCGAGGTTGCTAAGTGGAACCAAAAGGGTGTTAACATAATTTATCGGCACCGCTTGGTAAGAACTGGTTACAAGGCTGGGAATCTCAAGTCTGCAATGAGCTGCGAGTATGTACAGGCCTATGAGTTTGTAGCGATATTTGATGCTGATTTTCAACCTAACCCTGATTTTCTAAAGCAAACTGTGCCACATTTCAAGGTTAACACAAACAAACCAGAGTCCTTTTTTGGTTTAAGTTCTCATCTATTATCAGCTTATAACGCTTTTACCTTGTATATCTCACTTGTCTTGCAGGACAATCCTGATTTAGGGTTAGTTCAGGCTAGATGGACATTTGTCAACAAGGATGAGAATTTGTTAACTCGTCTCCAGAACATTAACTTATGTTTCCACTTTGAAGTTGAGCAGCAAGTTAATggtgtatttttaaatttctttggtTTTAATGGAACTGCTGGAGTTTGGAGAATTAAAGCTCTTGAGGAATCTGGAGGTTGGCTTGAAAGGACAACTGTAGAGGACATGGACATAGCTGTTCGTGCACATCTCAATGGTTGGAAATTCATCTTCCTTAATGACGTAAAGGTACAACCGCATTTTATgctaatttgatttctttttgctTGTATCGACTTTCATTTATTTCTGTTTTCTCATTTTCACCCTGGCATGTCATACTTGCAtcatttaaactaaattttagttGACTTGGATCAGTctgtttttcaataaaaattttcatttcatgaaTAATAGCtacaaattatcaaatttaagcaCATAAACCCTTGGTGAAAAATGAGATGAAAAAAGAAGGCATGTAATAAAAGATTTTTCTGATAGAAGGTTCAGGGAATGTTCTGACAGCTGTCCATTACTGTGTAAAACATTTTAGGTCCTTTGTGAAGTCCCCGAGTCGTATGAAGCATACAGGAAGCAGCAACACCGCTGGCATTCAGGACCTATGCACCTCTTCCGCTTATGCCTTCCAGCCATCATAACTTCCAAGGTACATTGTTAAACAACTTTCAATCTTTGGCAATTATGATTTATACATTGTATAATGAAGCACCTTTAATGCTGTAATTCTGCAGATAGCTATATGGAAAAAGGCAAATTTAATACTGCTATTCTTTCTATTGAGGAAGCTTATCCTTCCTTTCTACTCGTTCACATTGTTTTGCATAATTCTTCCTCTAACCATGTTCGTACCAGAGGCCGAGCTTCCTGTTTGGGTTATTTGTTATGTACCTGTTTTTATGTCATTCCTCAATATTCTTCCATCCCCCAAATCTTTCCCTTTCATTGTCCCTTATCTTCTATTTGAAAACACCATGTCTGTGACCAAATTCAATGCAATGGTATCTGGATTATTCCAGTTGGGTAGCTCCTATGAGTGGGTTGTGACCAAAAAGGCTGGCAGGTCATCAGAATCTGACTTACTGGCTTCCGCTGAGAGGGAATCGAAGATAATGAACCAACTGCAAATTCAGAGAGGAGCTTCGGAAAGTGAACTTTCTGAATTAAACCGATTGAAGGAACAGAAAGAGGCGGCTCCCGTACCTGTTAAGAGGGTCAATAAGATATACAGGAAAGAGCTCACTCTGGCATTCCTCCTGCTTACAGCTTCGGTTAGGAGCCTGTTATCGGCACAGGGAGTACATTTCTACTTCCTCCTCTTCCAGGGGGTGACTTTTCTCCTAGTCGGTCTAGATTTAATAGGAGAGCAGATGAGCTAATGCTGCATGGAAGCttgaaagaaatcaaaatgtgcTAAGACTCTCTCCATTTCCACCGACAAAAGCTGGTTTCTGGCTGTGCAGTCGAAGTTTTTCTCCTCAGGAAATGGTTTAACGGTACCATCCTGGTGCTCAATAACCAAAGTTTCATTCTCTACGTCAGCATTGAATGCCGAATTGAAGGTTTTTATTCGTCAGTAACACTACTTTCTGTATTCACAGTTTCTATCTACTTCTAatatccttttatatatatatatttcacattggaTAGTGGTCATTGTATTCTTAGGGATTGAACCatttgttattattgttgttaGACTTATAGGTAGATTTTGTACTTCAGTGTTCATGTTTCACCCTGATTCTTGATTGTGTGGTTTGGCAATGAAGATTCAAGCCATATTGTATTTGTAAAAGCTTGGAAAGCTTGCTTGATGTCCTTTGTGGCTCTCAGAGTCCAAATTTACTATGAGATAATGTAAAAAACATCCAATATTTGTACATTGTGTTCTATCTAATATATAACAAATAATTCCTTTTCCCCCAATGTGTCTTTGCTATTTGTTCATATTTGGCATGTGTGAGAATGTGATTCAATAATGTTGGAAGTGTCGGTGAGCAAAAGGAGATGAACCAAACGTGGTGGTGGTTGCGGGTGGTTCGTGTGTTCATCACTTTCGCATTAAAGAAGGTTGACCTGGCTGGGGACCATGAGATCTTTAGTGGACAGATGCTGATTCTGGTTGTTTTGCAAATACTGTGGGTTTCGTTGTGTTCCCTGGAGCTTGAGACAAACTTGATTCTGGACATGATTTTTCTTCCATGGTCCACTCCTCTAAGATCTGAGATATAAAAGAATCAAAAAGGCCCCCCCATGTAGAGATGAAACCCCTAAAACACCATATGTAACATGAACACCACACTACTGCATAAAATCTATGATCTTATATAATACAATTTATTgatatatcaaattttatataaatataaaagatctttaaaaactcaaaataatatataaatatggtATGAATACATGAATCGTAGAGACCATTAATGTGGTTTTAGTCAGTGGTCCTTGAGTTTGAGGGCAAGAGCTCTtagaaacctttttttttttggtattataaAGAAAATACATGTACATCTTTTGTCAAATGGCTGCCATGTGGGGGCTGCTAATCATGTTAATCACACTAATGtcattttcttt
The Gossypium hirsutum isolate 1008001.06 chromosome A07, Gossypium_hirsutum_v2.1, whole genome shotgun sequence genome window above contains:
- the LOC107939427 gene encoding probable xyloglucan glycosyltransferase 5, yielding MAPSLDFSNWWPKDARKGTPVVVKMENPNYSVVEIDGPDAAFRPVEKSRGKNAKQVTWVLLLKAHRAVGCLAWIASFFWALLGTIKKRLIFRQDVAMASEKLGKGKLLFTVIKAFLVTSLTILAFEVVAYLNGWHYFRNPSLHIPRSTDIQGLLHLVYVTWLSVRADYIAPPIQALSKFCVALFLIQSVDRMILSLGCFWIKYKKIKPRIEGDPFKSDDVEGSAYEYPMVLVQIPMCNEREVYEQSISAVGQLDWPKDRLLVQVLDDSDDESIQYLIKAEVAKWNQKGVNIIYRHRLVRTGYKAGNLKSAMSCEYVQAYEFVAIFDADFQPNPDFLKQTVPHFKDNPDLGLVQARWTFVNKDENLLTRLQNINLCFHFEVEQQVNGVFLNFFGFNGTAGVWRIKALEESGGWLERTTVEDMDIAVRAHLNGWKFIFLNDVKVLCEVPESYEAYRKQQHRWHSGPMHLFRLCLPAIITSKIAIWKKANLILLFFLLRKLILPFYSFTLFCIILPLTMFVPEAELPVWVICYVPVFMSFLNILPSPKSFPFIVPYLLFENTMSVTKFNAMVSGLFQLGSSYEWVVTKKAGRSSESDLLASAERESKIMNQLQIQRGASESELSELNRLKEQKEAAPVPVKRVNKIYRKELTLAFLLLTASVRSLLSAQGVHFYFLLFQGVTFLLVGLDLIGEQMS